The following are from one region of the Arachis duranensis cultivar V14167 chromosome 10, aradu.V14167.gnm2.J7QH, whole genome shotgun sequence genome:
- the LOC107468583 gene encoding pathogenesis-related protein 1-like, producing the protein MVNSCLHKISFIPLLCVLGLGIVADITAYAQDSPQDYLDAHNAARSEAGVADLAWDDDVAAFAENYASERQGDCEMIHSGGGDEGYGENIAWSSGDLAGSEAVAMWADEKDKYDYDLNSCVGGECRHYTQVVWSNTIRLGCAKVNCDNGGTFITCNYHPPGNYVHQRPY; encoded by the coding sequence ATGGTTAATTCTTGCTTACACAAGATTTCATTTATTCCTCTCCTCTGTGTTTTAGGGTTAGGCATTGTGGCCGATATAACCGCCTATGCTCAAGATTCACCGCAAGACTATCTTGATGCTCACAACGCAGCAAGATCAGAGGCAGGTGTAGCCGATTTGGCTTGGGACGACGACGTTGCGGCGTTCGCCGAGAACTACGCATCGGAACGCCAAGGGGACTGCGAAATGATTCACTCCGGTGGCGGCGACGAGGGTTACGGCGAGAACATTGCATGGAGCAGTGGTGATCTTGCAGGCAGCGAAGCAGTGGCAATGTGGGCGGATGAGAAAGACAAGTATGACTACGATTTAAACTCATGTGTTGGCGGAGAGTGCCGTCACTACACTCAAGTTGTTTGGAGTAACACTATTCGGCTTGGATGTGCCAAAGTGAATTGCGATAATGGAGGCACTTTCATTACTTGTAACTACCATCCTCCAGGAAATTATGTTCACCAAAGGCCTTACTAG
- the LOC107468584 gene encoding LOW QUALITY PROTEIN: uncharacterized protein LOC107468584 (The sequence of the model RefSeq protein was modified relative to this genomic sequence to represent the inferred CDS: substituted 1 base at 1 genomic stop codon), protein MTYDIFIPFDFIGMIAASFSFTEQWLNRQQEFKQQQQPVVDRIVAFEGRNLLSDGRDKEIEREQIRQGIDEFGILYSELSDSNRSESSNGSFAFPVIRWSGVDGEDNVLVMDLLGLSLEDPFVYCGRKFSLKTVLMLADQMMTRIEYVHSKGFLHRDIKPDNFLMGLGRKANQVYIIDFGLAKRYXDSTTNRHIPYRLAIHILGLDETFESKNV, encoded by the exons ATGACGTATGATATTTTCATCCCGTTTGATTTTATTGGT ATGATTGCTGCAAGTTTCTCATTTACTGAGCAATGGTTGAACAGGCAACAAGAGTTTAAGCAGCAGCAGCAACCTGTGGTAGACAGAATAGTGGCATTTGAGGGGAGAAATTTATTATCTGATG GAAGAGATAAAGAGATAGAAAGGGAGCAAATCCGACAAGgaattgatgagtttggaataTTGTATTCTGAATTAAGTGATTCTAACCGATCTGAAAGCAGTAATGGTTCTTTTGCATTCCCTGT CATAAGATGGTCTGGTGTAGATGGGGAGGATAATGTTCTTGTGATGGATTTGCTTGGGCTTAGTCTTGAGGATCCCTTTGTGTATTGTGGAAGGAAGTTCTCATTGAAGACAGTATTGATGTTGGCTGATCAAATG ATGACTAGAATAGAATATGTGCATTCCAAAGGTTTTCTACATAGAGATATAAAGCCTGACAACTTCCTCATGGGACTTGGTCGGAAAGCAAACCAG GTTTACATAATTGATTTTGGGCTTGCAAAACGATATTAGGACTCTACAACCAATCGCCACATCCCTTACAGGCTTGCAATACACATCTTGGGATTG GATGAAACTTTTGAGAGCAAGAATGTCTAA
- the LOC107468499 gene encoding pathogenesis-related protein 1, producing MGVTKISSTTLPLMAAITLTILLLLSSQVCYAQNAPQDYINAHNNARSKVGVGPMTWNTTLASFAQNYTNKLKESCNLVHSGGPYGENLAGSSGDLTGTAAVNLWVAEKQYYHYNSNSCDSGKVCGHYTQVVWRSSIHLGCAKERCKNGGTVISCNYAPRGNIIGRKPY from the coding sequence ATGGGTGTGACTAAGATCTCATCAACAACGCTTCCTCTCATGGCTGCCATAACCCTaaccatattattattattatcatcacaAGTTTGTTATGCACAAAACGCACCCCAAGACTACATCAACGCTCACAACAATGCCCGTTCCAAAGTTGGGGTTGGTCCAATGACATGGAATACAACCCTTGCTTCTTTTGCACAAAACTATACTAACAAACTCAAAGAAAGTTGTAACTTGGTGCACTCTGGGGGTCCTTATGGAGAGAACCTTGCAGGGAGTAGCGGCGATCTTACGGGCACCGCCGCGGTGAACTTGTGGGTGGCGGAGAAGCAATACTATCACTACAACTCTAATTCTTGTGACTCCGGCAAGGTTTGCGGCCACTATACTCAGGTGGTTTGGCGCAGCTCGATTCATCTTGGGTGTGCCAAAGAGAGGTGTAAGAATGGAGGAACAGTTATAAGTTGTAACTATGCTCCACGTGGCAATATTATTGGCCGAAAACCTTACTAG
- the LOC107468520 gene encoding pathogenesis-related protein 1A-like → MAQKMTKGIQKIEDTEEKKGQSPNNNRSKIRVQQAAVVRVQQQHKTTATNSHRFYDGANQNRDRTIGEVVELMNAQNSPEDYLEAHNTARAEVGVKPLKWDGRLESYAYLHLSQKTEHCIPFQSDGPYGENTVSGVKATGAFRKLTGVQAVGVWVAQKQYYDEKSNSCIGGYCGHYMQVVWRDTTHVGCARVQCDNGAYMVSCNYSPPGNLRDQRPY, encoded by the exons atGGCTCAGAAAATGACAAAAGGCATACAAAAAATAGAGGATACAGAAGAAAAGAAGGGGCAAAGTCCCAACAACAACAGATCGAAGATAAGGGTGCAGCAGGCAGCGGTGGTGAGGGTGCAGCAGCAACACAAAACGACAGCGACAAATAGTCATAGATTTTACGACGGTGCAAACCAAAACAGAGATAGGACTATAGGAGAAGTAGTCGAACTCATGAACG CACAAAATTCTCCAGAAGATTATCTTGAAGCTCACAACACAGCACGTGCAGAAGTTGGGGTTAAACCACTAAAATGGGACGGGAGACTAGAATCATATGCATACCTGCACCTGAGTCAGAAAACCGAGCATTGCATACCGTTTCAATCGGATGGTCCTTATGGTGAGAACACAGTGAGTGGTGTTAAAGCAACGGGAGCATTCAGAAAGCTTACTGGAGTACAAGCTGTGGGCGTATGGGTGGCACAGAAACAATACTATGACGAAAAATCCAACTCATGCATTGGAGGTTACTGTGGTCACTATATGCAGGTTGTTTGGCGTGACACTACTCATGTTGGTTGCGCTAGGGTCCAATGCGACAATGGAGCCTACATGGTTTCTTGTAACTATAGCCCTCCAGGAAATTTGCGTGATCAACGACCCTACTAA